In Providencia alcalifaciens, the sequence CCCCTAGTAGCGGCGAGCGAACGGGGAGCAGCCCAGAGTCTTAATCAGCATTAGCATCAGGAGAACGGTCTGGAAAGGCCGGCAGTAAAGGGTGATAGCCCCGTATCCGAAGGTGTTAGTGTTGTGAACTCGACGAGTAGGGCGGGACACGTGTTATCCTGTCTGAATATGGGGGGACCATCCTCCAAGGCTAAATACTCCTGATTGACCGATAGTGAACCAGTACCGTGAGGGAAAGGCGAAAAGAACCCCGGCGAGGGGAGTGAAATAGAACCTGAAACCGTGTACGTACAAGCAGTGGGAGCACCCTTGTGGTGTGACTGCGTACCTTTTGTATAATGGGTCAGCGACTTATATTCTGTAGCAAGGTTAACCGTATAGGGGAGCCGTAGGGAAACCGAGTCTTAACTGGGCGAATAAGTTGCAGGGTATAGACCCGAAACCCGGTGATCTAGCCATGGGCAGGTTGAAGGTTGGGTAACACTAACTGGAGGACCGAACCGACTAATGTTGAAAAATTAGCGGATGACTTGTGGCTGGGGGTGAAAGGCCAATCAAACCGGGAGATAGCTGGTTCTCCCCGAAAGCTATTTAGGTAGCGCCTCGTGAACTCATCTTCGGGGGTAGAGCACTGTTTCGACTAGGGGGTCATCCCGACTTACCAACTCGATGCAAACTACGAATACCGAAGAATGTTATCACGGGAGACACACGGCGGGTGCTAACGTTCGTCGTGAAGAGGGAAACAACCCAGACCGCCAGCTAAGGTCCCAAAGTCATAGTTAAGTGGGAAACGAAGTGGGAAGGCTCAGACAGCCAGGATGTTGGCTTAGAAGCAGCCATCATTTAAAGAAAGCGTAATAGCTCACTGGTCGAGTCGGCCTGCGCGGAAGATGTAACGGGGCTAAACTATGCACCGAAGCTGCGGCAGCGATATGTAAATATTGTTGGGTAGGGGAGCGTTCTGTAAGCCTGTGAAGGTGTGCTGTGAGGCATGCTGGAGGTATCAGAAGTGCGAATGCTGACATAAGTAACGATAATGCGGGTGAAAAACCCGCACGCCGGAAGACCAAGGGTTCCTGTCCAACGTTAATCGGGGCAGGGTGAGTCGACCCCTAAGGCGAGGCAGAAATGCGTAGTCGATGGGAAACGGGTTAATATTCCCGTACTGGTGATAATTGCGATGGGGGGACGGAGAAGGTTAGGCTGGCCGGGCGACGGTTGTCCCGGTTTAAGGATGTAGGCAGGTGAATTAGGCAAATCCGGTTCACTATATGCTGAGGTCTGATGACGAGTCACTACGGTGGCGAAGTAGCTTATACCCCGCTTCCAGGAAAAGCCTCTAAGCTCTAGATTATCATTAATCGTACCCCAAACCGACACAGGTGGTCAGGTAGAGAATACTCAGGCGCTTGAGAGAACTCGGGTGAAGGAACTAGGCAAAATGGTGCCGTAACTTCGGGAGAAGGCACGCTGGCATTAGGTGAAGTGGTTTACCCATGGAGCTGAAGCCAGTCGCAGATACCAGCTGGCTGCAACTGTTTATTAAAAACACAGCACTGTGCAAACACGAAAGTGGACGTATACGGTGTGACGCCTGCCCGGTGCTGGAAGGTTAATTGATGGGGTTATCCGTAAGGAGAAGCTCTTGATCGAAGCCCCAGTAAACGGCGGCCGTAACTATAACGGTCCTAAGGTAGCGAAATTCCTTGTCGGGTAAGTTCCGACCTGCACGAATGGCGTAATGATGGCCAGGCTGTCTCCACCCGAGACTCAGTGAAATTGAACTCGCTGTGAAGATGCAGTGTACCCGCGGCAAGACGGAAAGACCCCGTGAACCTTTACTATAGCTTGACACTGAACATTGAGCCTTGATGTGTAGGATAGGTGGGAGGCTTTGAAGCGTGGACGCCAGTCTGCGTGGAGCCAACCTTGAAATACCACCCTTTAATGTTTGATGTTCTAACGTTGCCCCATTATCTGGGGTGCGGACAGTGTCTGGTGGGTAGTTTGACTGGGGCGGTCTCCTCCCAAAGAGTAACGGAGGAGCACGAAGGTTGGCTAAGCATGGTCGGACATCATGCGGTTAGTGCAAAGGCATAAGCCAGCTTGACTGCGAGAGTGACGGCTCGAGCAGGTACGAAAGTAGGTCTTAGTGATCCGGTGGTTCTGTATGGAAGGGCCATCGCTCAACGGATAAAAGGTACTCCGGGGATAACAGGCTGATACCGCCCAAGAGTTCATATCGACGGCGGTGTTTGGCACCTCGATGTCGGCTCATCACATCCTGGGGCTGAAGTAGGTCCCAAGGGTACGGCTGTTCGCCGTTTAAAGTGGTACGCGAGCTGGGTTTAGAACGTCGTGAGACAGTTCGGTCCCTATCTGCCGTGGGCGTTGGAAGATTGAAAGGGGCTGCTCCTAGTACGAGAGGACCGGAGTGGACGCACCACTGGTGTTCGGGTTGTCATGCCAATGGCATTGCCCGGTAGCTAAGTGCGGAAGAGATAACCGCTGAAAGCATCTAAGCGGGAAACTTGCCTTGAGATGAGTCTTCCCTGACCCTTTAAGGGTCCTAAAGGAACGTTTAAGACTAAGACGTTGATAGGTTGGGTGTGTAAGCGTAGCGATACGTTGAGCTAACCAATACTAATGAACCGTGAGGCTTAACCTGACAACACCGAAGGTGTTTTAGAGAGATGAAAGTTGATTCAATAAAGTGGAAGCCACAAGGTGGACACACAGCTTGTTCAGGATTGATATTCTGGTTTAAGAAAAGACTTAAACGGGAATAAACAGAATTTGTCTGGCGGCAATAGCGCGGTGGTCCCACCTGACCCCATGCCGAACTCAGTAGTGAAACGCCGTAGCGCCGATGGTAGTGTGGGGTCTCCCCATGTGAGAGTAGGGAACTGCCAGACATTAAATTAGCCGAGAAGCCACCCATTGGGTGGCTTTTTTGCGTTTGAGGGGGATGAAAAAGGGGGGATAAAGGCAACATTATTATCCTCTGAAGCAGTCCCGTCGAAAGCGTTCCCTTTAGACCGGGCGAATAAAAGCACTTTAACGGTGAATCGCTGATCCGACATAATCTCAAATCTCAAATCTCAAATCTCAACTGCGTTGTGCTTACTCTCTAACTGCTTCTATTTAAACGCTATCATGCAAAAACTATCATCCGAAAATTTTTATTTGAAAAACTATAAATCTTAAAATGTTCTCTACTTTAGAATAAAAAAGTCTAAGCCATTTTAGCCATTATATTGTAATAAAAAGTCTGGAGATCATTGAGTTACCAGTTTGTTAGACTTTCAATATTTCTATAATACTGACCATAGCTTGAAATTATTTCAACTTGCTTTGAAACGCTCGACAAGTAGAGTCACATTGGTTAGATTGTTTAGCATTCTAGAAGTCTAAACGTATAAAGTATATTTAAGGGGATGCACCATGCCAATTCGCCTGCCTGATGAGCTACCAGCAGTTAATTTCTTGCGTGAAGAAAATGTTTTTGTCATGACTACGACAAGAGCCAGCCTTCAGGAGATCCGTCCTTTGAAAGTACTGATACTGAATTTGATGCCTAAAAAAATTGAAACTGAAAACCAATTTTTACGGTTGTTATCAAACACGCCATTGCAAGTCGACATCCAGCTTTTACGCATTGATCAGCGAGAATCTAAAAATACGCCAACGGAACACTTGAACAATTTTTACTGTGATTTTGAAGATATTAAGCACCAAAATTTTGATGGCTTAATTGTCACAGGAGCACCGCTAGGGTTAGTAGAATTTGCTGACGTGTGTTATTGGGAACAAATAGAGCGAGTCATTGAATGGGCAAAAGAACATGTGACTTCAACATTGTTTGTTTGCTGGGCTGTTCAAGCTGCACTTAACGTATTGTATGATTTACCTAAATTAACCCGTAAAGAGAAACTTTCTGGTGTATATTCACACGAAACATTAGAGCCTTACGCATTATTAACTCGCGGGTTTGATGCTTCTTTTTATGCGCCGCATTCCCGTTATGCCGATTTCCCTGAAGATTATATTCGTCAGCACACTGACCTTGATATTTTAGCCAGCTCACCGGAAGCGGGAGCGTACTTATTTGCATCAAAAGATAAGCGTTTGGCATTTGTCACGGGGCATCCAGAGTACGATGCAGAAACATTATCTCAAGAATATTGGCGTGATGTGGGTGCTGGGATCACGCCGGAACTGCCATGTAATTATTTCAAAAATGATGATCCGAATAATTCGCCGGAAGTTCGTTGGCGTAGTCATGGCCACTTGTTATTCTCCAATTGGCTTAATTATTATGTGTATCAGATCACACCATTCGATCTTACTCATATGGAACCGACATTAGATTAAAAAACTTACTTAATGCCAGTTCACTGGTCATATCTCAGAATATAAGGCTGAATAATCAAAATTATTTAGCCTTTAAATCAAAATTCCCTCCTTTTTATAGATTAATAAATAAACAGTTTTTGTCTGTTTACTCATTTTCTATTTTTCAAAAGAAAATTTCCCCTTATAGATAACCTTATGATTTAACTTATATTTAACATTTTATTTTTAATGATAGAAATCAAAAGCAAAATAATAAATTTACTTAATTTCTTTATAATCAATGTCATACGTTTAATTAAAATTAAAATGGAAACCGTTTTTGATTTATTTGATTTTTGAGTTTACTCTTAATTTATAGCCAGCCATGAGTGAGGAAAAAACAATGGATCAGCAGTTATCTATTTCAGATTTAACGTTTAAGAAAGCATTTTCTCAGCAAGCAAAGCAGATATTAAGTGCTGATTCTATTGTCTTTCTTTCTTATCTTGTTGAAAGTTTCTTACCAAGAAGAGAGAAGCTACTTGAAGATAGAGCACATCGCCAAAAAGGGATTGATGCTGGTGAGTTACCTGATTTCATTATGGAATCTAATTCCATTAAAAATGCAAATTGGAAAATTCAAAATATTCCTGATGATTTACAAGATCGTCGTATAGAAATTACTGGGCCAGTTGATCGGAAAATGGTGATCAATGCATTGAATGCTAACGTAAAAGTATTTATGGCTGACTTTGAAGACTCTTTATCGCCATCCTGGGAAAGATTGATCGATGGGCAGATCAACTTACGGGACGCTATCACCGGCGAAATCTCTTACACCAATGAAAATGGCAAAGTTTATCAGCTGAAATCTAACCCTGCCGTATTGATAGCTCGAGTGCGTGGACTGCATTTAGATGAAAAACATGTGCTTGCTGATAATCAACCAATCCCCGGTGGACTGTTTGATTTTGCGCTCTACTTTTTCAATAACTATCAGGCATTACTGGCTAAGGGAAGCGGTCCTTATTTCTATATTCCGAAGCTGGAATCTTGGCAGGAAGCTCAATGGTGGAGCGATGTATTTAGCGCAGCAGAAGATTATGTGGGCTTACCACGCGGCACTATCAAAGCCACAGTCTTAATTGAAACGCTCCCAGCAGTTTTCCAGATGGATGAAATTTTGTACCACATGCGTCACCACATTGTTGGGCTTAACTGTGGGCGTTGGGATTACATTTTCAGTTATATCAAAACATTGAAAGAGCACGCTGACCGCGTTTTACCGGATAGACAGTCAGTGACAATGACACAGGAATTTTTAAGTGCCTATTCACGTTTGCTGATCAAAACCTGCCATCACCGCGGTGCGTTTGCAATGGGGGGAATGTCCGCCTTTATTCCAAGTAAAGATGAACAGGAAAACCAAGCCATTCTCGCCAAAGTTAAAGCGGACAAAGAGTTGGAAGCGCGCAATGGCCATGATGGTTCATGGATTGCACACCCAGGTTTAGCAGATACGGTCATAGCGGTTTTCAACGAAGTATTAGGTGAGCGAAAAAATCAGCTGAATGTTCGACGTGAAAATGATGATGAAATCACCGCGCAGCAGCTACTAAAGCCTTGTGAGGGCGAAAGAACTGAAGCAGGTATGCGCGCCAATATTCGCGTGGCGGTGCAATACATTGAAGCATGGATTTCAGGAAATGGCTGTGTACCTATCTATGGTTTGATGGAGGATGCGGCTACCGCTGAAATTTCACGGACATCAATTTGGCAGTGGATCCGTCATGGAAAATCACTATCGAACGGTATGAAAGTCACGAAAGCATTATTTGAAGAGATGTTGGATGAAGAGTTGCAAGTCATCCAGAAAGAGCTCGGTGACCATCGTTTTCAAAGTGGGCGATTCAAAGAAGCCAGTGAGCTGATGCGCCGAATCACAACCCAAGATGAATTGATCGCGTTTTTAACTATACCGGGCTACCAATTACTTGATTAGCCAAGTCGAAGAATACAGATAGCACTCAATTACCCTACAAAGACAGATAACAAGAAAGGATGTAAATCATGACAACATCGCGCTTAGAACAGATTGCTCAATTGGAAAATGAGTGGAAAAAACCACGCTGGAAAGGTATCACTCGCCCATATGCGGCCGAAGAAGTGATCAAATTACGTGGCTCGGTCAATCCTGAGCATACATTAGCTCGTAAGGGTGCAGAACGCTTTTGGGCACAATTGAATGGTGGCGCGAAGAAAGGCTACGTAAATGCATTAGGCGCCTTAACTGGCGGGCAAGCATTGCAACAAGCAAAAGCGGGGATTGAAGCTGTTTATCTCTCTGGCTGGCAGGTTGCGGCAGATGCGAACTCGGCATCCAGCATGTATCCAGACCAATCACTCTATCCTGTGGACTCAGTGCCTAACGTTGTTCAGCGGATCAACAACACATTCCGTCGTGCAGATCAAATTCAGTGGGCGAATGGCATTGGTCCTGATAACAAAGAATATATTGATTTCTTTTTACCTATCGTCGCGGATGCGGAAGCTGGCTTTGGTGGGGTACTCAATGCGTTTGAGCTGATGAAGCATATGATTGAAGCGGGTGCTGCGGCGGTACACTTTGAGGATCAATTGGCGGCGGTGAAAAAATGTGGCCATATGGGCGGAAAAGTCTTAGTTCCAACCCAAGAAGCAATCCAAAAATTAGTTGCAGCGCGCTTAGCAGCAGATGTTTCAGGTGTTCCTACTATCTTAGTTGCCAGAACGGATGCGGACGCTGCTGATTTATTAACGTCAGATTGTGACCCTTATGATGAGCCATTTATCACTGGTGAGCGTACGGCTGAAGGTTTCTTCCGTACTACCGCAGGGATAGAGCAAGCGATTAGCCGAGGCTTAGCTTATGCACCTTATGCTGATTTAGTCTGGTGTGAAACCTCCAAGCCTGATCTGGAAGCTGCACGCCAATTTGCTGAGGCAATTCACGCTAAATTCCCTGGTAAATTATTGGCTTATAACTGTTCACCTTCATTTAACTGGAAGAAAAATTTGGACGACAGCACTATTGCTCGTTTCCAACAAGAGTTGTCAGATAT encodes:
- the aceB gene encoding malate synthase A, translated to MDQQLSISDLTFKKAFSQQAKQILSADSIVFLSYLVESFLPRREKLLEDRAHRQKGIDAGELPDFIMESNSIKNANWKIQNIPDDLQDRRIEITGPVDRKMVINALNANVKVFMADFEDSLSPSWERLIDGQINLRDAITGEISYTNENGKVYQLKSNPAVLIARVRGLHLDEKHVLADNQPIPGGLFDFALYFFNNYQALLAKGSGPYFYIPKLESWQEAQWWSDVFSAAEDYVGLPRGTIKATVLIETLPAVFQMDEILYHMRHHIVGLNCGRWDYIFSYIKTLKEHADRVLPDRQSVTMTQEFLSAYSRLLIKTCHHRGAFAMGGMSAFIPSKDEQENQAILAKVKADKELEARNGHDGSWIAHPGLADTVIAVFNEVLGERKNQLNVRRENDDEITAQQLLKPCEGERTEAGMRANIRVAVQYIEAWISGNGCVPIYGLMEDAATAEISRTSIWQWIRHGKSLSNGMKVTKALFEEMLDEELQVIQKELGDHRFQSGRFKEASELMRRITTQDELIAFLTIPGYQLLD
- the metA gene encoding homoserine O-acetyltransferase MetA, producing MPIRLPDELPAVNFLREENVFVMTTTRASLQEIRPLKVLILNLMPKKIETENQFLRLLSNTPLQVDIQLLRIDQRESKNTPTEHLNNFYCDFEDIKHQNFDGLIVTGAPLGLVEFADVCYWEQIERVIEWAKEHVTSTLFVCWAVQAALNVLYDLPKLTRKEKLSGVYSHETLEPYALLTRGFDASFYAPHSRYADFPEDYIRQHTDLDILASSPEAGAYLFASKDKRLAFVTGHPEYDAETLSQEYWRDVGAGITPELPCNYFKNDDPNNSPEVRWRSHGHLLFSNWLNYYVYQITPFDLTHMEPTLD
- the aceA gene encoding isocitrate lyase; amino-acid sequence: MTTSRLEQIAQLENEWKKPRWKGITRPYAAEEVIKLRGSVNPEHTLARKGAERFWAQLNGGAKKGYVNALGALTGGQALQQAKAGIEAVYLSGWQVAADANSASSMYPDQSLYPVDSVPNVVQRINNTFRRADQIQWANGIGPDNKEYIDFFLPIVADAEAGFGGVLNAFELMKHMIEAGAAAVHFEDQLAAVKKCGHMGGKVLVPTQEAIQKLVAARLAADVSGVPTILVARTDADAADLLTSDCDPYDEPFITGERTAEGFFRTTAGIEQAISRGLAYAPYADLVWCETSKPDLEAARQFAEAIHAKFPGKLLAYNCSPSFNWKKNLDDSTIARFQQELSDMGYRFQFITLAGIHSMWFNMFDLAHAYAQGEGMKHYVDKVQECEFEAINKGYTFSSHQQEVGTGYFDKVTTVIQGGSSSVTALTGSTEEEQF